The window CGCTATGTGTGAAATTGTTTTCGTAAAGACCAAGACCGCTAGTTGCATTTGCTTGTGGGTCAAAGTCAATTAATAGTGTTTTTTTATTTTTTTTGCCAAACATGGCTGCGATGTTTACCGCGGAGGTTGTTTTGCCAACCCCACCCTTTTGATTTACTAAAGAAATTATGCGCATAGCTTACTCCTTAATGGCTTATTCCTTGCTTCTCCGTTTTTTCTTGGAAGCTTTATTTTTGATTTTTTGGTCTTTGTGAATACTAGGAGTTGCCTATTTCTTTGAAACAACGAATATGGCATCTTTTTGAAGTCTCCAAATCCAAGATGACTGGCAACAAGCGAGGCGTTGCTTGCTTCTTCGTCAATGTCTGATGATTTCATGGCAATGAGAATGCCACCAAATTTTAAGAGAGGGGAAGCGTATTCTAATAGAACGTCTAGAGGTGCCAACGCTTTTGCGCAGACAATGTTTGCGTTTTCCGGACAGCCAATGTCTTCTATTCTTGAGTTCAGGGCGGTTGCATTGTTTATTTGTAGTTCCTTTAAAACTAAATTAATGAAAGTTGTTTTTTTTCTGTTTGAGTCAATCATGGTGACTTTTTTGTTAGGATTATTTATTGCGATAACTAGGCCAGGAAATCCTGCTCCAGAGCCAAGATCAAGAACGTTAATGTTGGAGTCAGAAAGGGTAGAAATATAATCAGAAACAGCAAGGCTGTCCAAAATATGTTGGTCATACATTCCTTGCCAGTCCTTAATTCCTGAAAGGTTATGAATCTGATTTTCTCTAAGGAGCAAATCTATGATTTTATGAAAAATTTTATCATTTTCTGTTGATTGTTTCACGTGAAACATTATGCCACAAATTTGTTATTTTTATAAGTAGAGAATTCGTGATTTTATGGATTTTTTTCTTATTTTATTATTAAAAATGTTTCACGTGAAACATTTTTAATCGCTAATTACTATAAACAACATAACAAAAGGTGATAAAATAGATAATATGAAAATTGCTATTCACCAGTTTGATTCTATTGTTGGAAATCCAAAAGTTAACCTGCTTCGTATGGTTACTGGTGTCAAAGAGAAGGTTGCTGATTTGCATTTGTTTGGAGAGCTAGCACTTACGGGTTGCTACGCGCAGGACATTTTTTTTAATAAGCAAATACAGAAGGAAGTAGAATTTTGTTTGCAGGAAATTGAAAATGTTTCACGTGAAACATTTTCAAGTATTGGTGTTGGTTTTTCAAGTGCAAATAAGAGCATAGGAGAGAAAGCGTTATTTAATACCTATGGTGTTTTTGGGAGAGATTCTTTTAGGCAAAACAAGGTTTGTTTGTCTGGGCATGAAGAAGTTAATGAGAGCAGGTGGTTTCAGGCTGGGAAGATAGAGTCTGTTAGTGTTAAAAAAATAGGTGATGAATATTTTGGATTTTTGACAGGCGAAAATGATTGGGCTGGCACCTCTGATGGAATAGCTAAAAAGCACTTTTTGTGTGAGCAGGATTTGTATGAAAAGTTGGCTGGGGAGGCAAAGTCTCAAGGGGTGAAGCTATCGGCTTTTATAAACATTTCTGCAAGTCCAGAGTATCTAGGAAAGCAAAAATTACGTTTGGGTAAGCTTTCTGGGATTGCAAAGCATTATTGCGTACCTATTATTTTTATTAATACAGTAGGAGCACAAGATGAATTGATTTTTGGAGGAAGAAGCTTTGTTTTAAATGCTAAGGGAGAATTAGTACAAGAACTTAAAGGCTTTGAGGAAGACATTCAGATAGTAGATACAAAAAAGATAGACACAATGTCACAAGTAATTTTTAGTGAAGATAAAATGCGTGAGCTGGATGAGATGATAGGTTGTTATTTAAAGGGATATTTGCGGAAGTCTGGTTTATTAGACAAGAAAGTCATTGTGGGATTGTCTGGAGGTAAAGACTCAACTGTTGTTGCTGTAGCTTTAAAAAGGCATTTGGGTGCCGATAAGGTGCTTGGGGTTA of the Candidatus Margulisiibacteriota bacterium genome contains:
- the rsmG gene encoding 16S rRNA (guanine(527)-N(7))-methyltransferase RsmG, which codes for MKQSTENDKIFHKIIDLLLRENQIHNLSGIKDWQGMYDQHILDSLAVSDYISTLSDSNINVLDLGSGAGFPGLVIAINNPNKKVTMIDSNRKKTTFINLVLKELQINNATALNSRIEDIGCPENANIVCAKALAPLDVLLEYASPLLKFGGILIAMKSSDIDEEASNASLVASHLGFGDFKKMPYSLFQRNRQLLVFTKTKKSKIKLPRKNGEARNKPLRSKLCA
- the nadE gene encoding NAD(+) synthase; this encodes MKIAIHQFDSIVGNPKVNLLRMVTGVKEKVADLHLFGELALTGCYAQDIFFNKQIQKEVEFCLQEIENVSRETFSSIGVGFSSANKSIGEKALFNTYGVFGRDSFRQNKVCLSGHEEVNESRWFQAGKIESVSVKKIGDEYFGFLTGENDWAGTSDGIAKKHFLCEQDLYEKLAGEAKSQGVKLSAFINISASPEYLGKQKLRLGKLSGIAKHYCVPIIFINTVGAQDELIFGGRSFVLNAKGELVQELKGFEEDIQIVDTKKIDTMSQVIFSEDKMRELDEMIGCYLKGYLRKSGLLDKKVIVGLSGGKDSTVVAVALKRHLGADKVLGVMLPYKLGKYTATLSKQIAERLGKTLKIEVREVMIDNMVEPIRSSLKIAKDSLAHQNLQARVRANVLWAIANEENGIVINTTNFSEAAVGYGTIGGDLLGLPLIASIPATMVVEYLRWLKANGENFLDEEMISRPPSAELIPDQIDANELGDYDYIDPILEALRMSYGNQEKVKKQFLDKSVRQYQQYWSEPELFEQKLKFLSTKLINQTEYKRWYYNRTPQFTPFSWLRWRWPLANVEMNKEP